A segment of the Corylus avellana chromosome ca2, CavTom2PMs-1.0 genome:
TggttctctatttatttttcttagttttatgATGTCTTGTGAGAATAGTCCACTTCTACTTGTCCGAGTCAGATTCGGATTTCCAGCAATTTGATGCCTGGATTGTCAGTGTGAAAAGGCAGGTGAAAATTGTTGTGAATCTTTATCCGTCCAAGCTAGTATGCTAGGGCATAAGATGGTTTACTTAGGTTACACTCCCCGCTCGATGCTGCCTATGATTCTTTATATTCCATGACAATGTGAACTGGGTGTGGGCTTTAACACCATGTGCTCCTATGATTCTCCAAAAGATGGTGCGAGCAAGGAATCCGTTGATTGTGCAACACATGCAACAAGCTATACAGAATCCAATTTAGAGAAGCATTCTAATACTTAGCAACAGGACGAAATAGAGAGGAATAATACTAAACCGTGCCCTCGAAAGAAAGCACAAGTGCTTGAACTTTGCCTAGGGAAAACGCATAAAAGAAAGTAACTTTAAAACCCAAAAGATTAAAACGTTACTTTGAAAGCAAACAATCCCCCACATATTCTCacttataaataatttattttcttctgcaAAACAACCATAAACAACTCTTCCTTTCTCCTTCCTTTTCATACCCAAAATTAAAGCATGGCCTTGgcaaattttcttcttcttctcatccTTTTACCCCACCTTGAAGCTCTCTCCCATGGACCCTCCTCAAACGAACCAGACCAAACCATGCAAGCCATGATGACACAAGCTTGCATCAACATTGACAACCAAAACTCATGCCTCTCAAACATGCAGTCCGAGCTAGAAAAAACGGAGCCTGCAAACCCGTCTTCGATCATAACCGCCGCGCTTAGGATGACGCTCAACGAAGCGAGGCTAGCCATCGAAACGATCACAAAGTTCAATTCCTTGTCTTTCAGCTACCGTGAGCAAATAGCAACGGAGGATTGCAAGGAGCTTCTCGACTTCTCCGTCTCCGAATTGGCATGGTCGTTAGCCGAGATGAAGAACATTCGAGCAGGTTTCAAGAGCGTTCACTACGAAGGAAATCTAAAAGCATGGCTGAGTGCTGCGCTGAGTAACCAGGACACCTGCCTCGAAGGCTTTGAGGGCACAGACAGACATGTCGAACGTTTCATTAGAGGAAGCTTGAAAGAAGTCACGCAGCTTATTGGCAATGTTTTGGCTTTGTACACTCAATTACATAGCTTGCCATTCAAGCCACCTCGAAATAGTAcaacaaaaacagagaaaagtTCGGAGTTTCCGAAATGGATGACAGAAGGCGATCAAGAGCTTCTGAAATCTCGTACAAAAGGCATGCACGTAGATGCCATTGTGGCGTTGGATGGGAGTGGCCACTATCGCACAATCACAGAAGCCATTGTAGCAGCTCCAAGCTATAGCAATAGGAGGTATATCATATATGTGAAGAAGGGAGTTTATAGGGAGAACATAgatatgaagaagaagaaaaccaaTATTATGATTGTTGGCGATGGGATGAGACAGACCATTGTCACAGGCAATCGACATTTCATGCAAGGATGGACAACATTTCGAACTGCAACTGTTGGTGAGTAACTTGCCTTTCTATTTCTTAATGTTTTTTGTTGGCCCATGTCACAATAGTACCAAATTTTGCATTAATTACATAATTCAAGTCACGTTCGTTTTTGTTTGAGAAACTTCAATTATACCCTCGAAAGTAACACcgtaacttttaatttttgcaatttcaatatcccaataattttttccttttaacatcaccctttttttttttttttcttctaaaaggtCCAAAATGCCCccctttcaaataaaaataaatgaaaattatggTGATCCACCGCCAGCCGTGGGTCAGTCTAGATCCACATTTGGCTGTGGGTCACCTGAATtttcacacctttttttttttttttggaaagtgggacattttgggcattttaacaaaacaaatggGTGAAATTAATAGGGAAAAATTCTTGAGATAcctacattgcaaaaattaaaagtttaagattatGATTACAAAATTCGATATTTTGGGAGGTAAGcaaaggtctttttttttttttttttttttttttcttttttcctagcACGCAAATGACTTCTTTTGgtaatgaatttttgttgttgttgcttgTAGCGGTCTCCGGGAAGGGATTTATAGCAAGGGACATAACGTTTCGGAACATGGCCGGACCCGAAAACCATCAAGCTGTTGCGCTCCGTGTCGACTCCGACCAGTCGGCCTTCTACCGGTGCAGCATGGAAGGGTACCAAGACACCCTCTATGCCCATTCTCTCCGCCAATTCTACCGTGAATGTAATATATATGGCACCATAGACTTCATTTTTGGTAATGGGGCAGCCGTCCTCCAAAATTGCAAAATATTCACCAGAGTGCCTCTTCCACTACAAAAGGTCACAATCACAGCCCAAGGAAGGAAAAACCCACATCAGAGCACTGGGTTTTCAATCCAAGATAGCTACATTTTTGCTACCCAACCAACCTATTTAGGGAGGCCATGGAAGCAATATTCTAGGACTGTTTTTATTAACACTTACATGGGTGGTCTAGTCCAGCCAAGAGGGTGGCTTGAGTGGTATGGAGACTTTGCCTTGACCACATTGTGGTATGGGGAATATAGGAACTATGGGCCCGGGGCAGTGCTTTCCGGACGGGTCACATGGCCGGGGTATCACATTATTAGAGATGCTGCCACCGCTAATTTCTTCACCGTTGGGCGGTTCATCGACGGGCGGTCGTGGTTGCCGGGTACCGGCATCAAGTTTACAGCGGGTTTAGGCAATTAAGCATTGTATCTTAATATTATGTCAGTTGTGCTCATTTTCATGGTTTAGTACTAGTGGAAAACAGTCCTAGAATATTGACACAGATTAAAATAAGCACATGGTATTATCGTGTTAGTTAGTGACACAGATTAAACCTTGTTGAATAGGCTATGTAATGTGTATTGGACAAGTTTCACATTGTGATGGGAGTTGATTGGATGTATACATTTATCAACTAGATGGGTCCATTTAATATTGCGTTAAACCACAAATGCCAAAAACGTCTTTAATCCTTTAAGTTGtttcatcaaattaaaaaaagaaaaaagaaaaaaagaaagaaaggttgTTTCATCAAAGCTCCATAATTAAAGTCCGTTCACAGTATCTTACCTTTCAATGTATATTATATTTACCTatcattcataatttttttttagtgttgaTGCTTATTGGGAATAAACCCACTCAACTAAACGTTGCCAGATACAGAGGCCCACCGATGCCGGCCCACAAAAAACTATCGATCCAAATCCCAGGTCTGGCATAACCCGAGAAAGCCTAGAAAGCGATGACTCCCGAGGGTAGAACTGGACTGGAAGAATATAGATTATGTTTGGCAAATGAGTAGACTTAGGAAGTGGGCCGAAAttatagcagatttgattgatgtgaaagaaaaaaagtaaaaatgttttgtataaaaaagtgaaaaattttgttttgtaataattttttttatttgaatagtaataaaaagtgattaatgtgatataaaaagtaagaatattgagGTTAATtgtgaaaagatttttttgaaattttgggtgCGGACCTGGAAGGACCAGATTTGGACCCTAGGTACAACCTTAGACTGAATTATTGCACATTAATCATATATTACTCAGATTCACTTCTTGGAGCGTGCTTATCACACCATACCAAAAACTGTTATAACAAGGCTTATTattgtcattggaaagctaggaTACCAAAGAAATTGTAATGGATTTAGGCTTATGGATATTTAGATTTATGCTTATAAATTATACATTATATAAGCATTCtataaatacattaaattgCCACTTATTACAATGTTAATTAAGCTATTATCTCGAagattattatatatgttgcaTATATGTATCTTGGGGCTCAACTGAGCCCCATCTAAAACCCAACTTTTGTGaacatatgttttgattttttctcttttttgaaatttcaattttgaacttGACACAACTCTTATGTAGCTTTGTGCCACGCAAGTAAAAGTTGGGTCTTAAATGTGGTTTAGTTGAGCCCCTATCATATCTCAAATGAAAAAGGAGTTACAGTACTGGTTTTTAGCTGTCTCCGTGGTTTTCTacatgtatttttgttttcttcttcccctAATTAGTATGGTTTTTTTTATCAAGCTAGATCATCTACAATTTTAGACAAATTGTAAAttcttaaattacaaaatttaagcCGTCTCTAAGCATTgaaacacttttaaaaaatatcacatATAAAAAAGGGTTAACAACTTTATTAGTACCTTGGTTTAcacttcttaattttttctctcttatgtTTGCAAAACAGCAAAATGTGATACCTAACCTATGGAAAATAGCAAAAATCGATACCTCATTAGTTTTCGTTAGtctaaattaacaaaattccaCGCTATCGACATGTGTCACTCCCAAAATATGCCACAtgttccaaaaataaaaaataaaaaaatagcaagtTGAATCTGGGTACACTTTGGGAAGCCTAATCATTGAAGAGCAAGTTGAATCTTTGGCCGTCAACCTTCATCACATCAGCCAAAGCGAGCTCGTTGAGGTGAAcaagatattaatttttttttttttttttttttcaatttttttattattaattttttttaatttttaaggcaCGTAGCATATTTTGGGAGTGATATGTGTCGATGACGTGGAATTTCGTTAATTTAGACTGATAGAAACTAACGAGGTATCGATTTTGCTATTTCCCATAGGTTATGTATCACATTTTGCTGTTTTACAAACATAGGGagaaaaggta
Coding sequences within it:
- the LOC132171750 gene encoding putative pectinesterase/pectinesterase inhibitor 22 gives rise to the protein MALANFLLLLILLPHLEALSHGPSSNEPDQTMQAMMTQACINIDNQNSCLSNMQSELEKTEPANPSSIITAALRMTLNEARLAIETITKFNSLSFSYREQIATEDCKELLDFSVSELAWSLAEMKNIRAGFKSVHYEGNLKAWLSAALSNQDTCLEGFEGTDRHVERFIRGSLKEVTQLIGNVLALYTQLHSLPFKPPRNSTTKTEKSSEFPKWMTEGDQELLKSRTKGMHVDAIVALDGSGHYRTITEAIVAAPSYSNRRYIIYVKKGVYRENIDMKKKKTNIMIVGDGMRQTIVTGNRHFMQGWTTFRTATVAVSGKGFIARDITFRNMAGPENHQAVALRVDSDQSAFYRCSMEGYQDTLYAHSLRQFYRECNIYGTIDFIFGNGAAVLQNCKIFTRVPLPLQKVTITAQGRKNPHQSTGFSIQDSYIFATQPTYLGRPWKQYSRTVFINTYMGGLVQPRGWLEWYGDFALTTLWYGEYRNYGPGAVLSGRVTWPGYHIIRDAATANFFTVGRFIDGRSWLPGTGIKFTAGLGN